The nucleotide window AATGTTCAAGTTGTCAAATCTTTTTTTTAGTTTTTTACGATTTTTACGAGTTTCGTTGCTATTTCAAAAATGTTCGCCTTTTTGTCTATTAAGCATTTTTTAAAAAAAAAATACTTAATTATAATACCGTTCCGCTCCGCTCCACTCTCGCTCACTAACGTTCGCTCACATTCATTTGAAAAAGAATAAAAAGGGTAGATAAGAATAAAAAAAGGAGCATTTCGCTCCAGTTTTTTTAAAGATCTAATTGAAAAAATTTTATGATATATTATATCACGCTTTAAAGTGTTTTTCAAGCGTTCAAATGCTTCAACGTGTTTTCCCCTGCCTTATTCCGTTTTCTTGCGTGTATGGACGTTTTTCGCCGTTCTGTCGCTTTGTGATTAAGTCATTCACTTTATTTTTAAAATTTTCAACGAAATCAGCAAAAAAATTTTGTGATGTTGCTTGAATTTCTTTAAATGCTTGTATTGTTAGCCGTTTCGCTTCTTTAAAGTTTATTAAGTCTTTATATACGTTTTTTCTAGCATATTCACGCACAAAATTTTGAAAAACTGAAAATGCTTCTCTTGTATCTTCTCTCAAATTTTCTACAATCTCATTTTCAATTTCTGCTTCTCTTTCTTCAAGCAAATTTTTAAATTTTTCTTGATTTTTTTCAATATAGTCATCAATTTCAAAACTCCTTACAGGTGCATTTTTCAACGATTTTTCAGCAAGTTTTTCAATGCTTAAATTTCTTTTTTCTCCAATTTTCTTTTCAATTTCTTCACTTTCTTTTTTCGCTTCATCAATCTTTTTTTTGTAATTTGCAATGCTTATTTCGTTCATTTGCTGTACTTGTCGTTGTTGTTCTATGTTTCTTTTAAGTTCTTCAAGTTCTTTGACCTTTTGCACGTTCTCTCTTTCTATTCGTTGCCGTGCTTCTTGTCTTGCTTCTTGTTCAAGTTCTCTTATACGTTCACGGCTAACCGCAACAGGCTTTTCCGCTTCTTTCCGTTTTTCTTCAACTCTTGCTGACAATTCTCCGAGAGCAAGTTGTTTATTATAAATTTGTCCGTTTAATTTATCGTCATAGCGAGATTTTTCCATAATCCTTTTGTTTAATTCATAAATTTCATTTTTAGTGTCTTGGACTTCTCTTTTCAACTGTTCTTTTTCATTGATTAAATCTTTTGCACTTTCGCCTTGTGTTGATTTTTCAATAATTTCTTGAATTTCTTTAAGGTTTACGGTGTCTTTTAGATTATTCAAAACTTTCAATTCTTCTTTGAAATGATTGACTAATTGCTTCTTTTTTTTATTATTTTCAATGATATTACTGATATTTTTTTTAAAATTAATAATATTCCAGCCAACAGCAATTGTTCTATTGTTCTCAATGCTCCTACATTTTGCTTTCGTTTCTTTAAATTTCTTCTTAAAATCGTGTATCGTTATCGCTTTTTTTTCTTCAACTAGAATACGTTTTGCATTTATCATTTTAAATCGTTTCAACTCTTGTTCTGTATAGTCATTTTTATTGATTTTATCGGCTAAAATTTCCAATTCTGTTTTCATCGAGTGTTTTGCTCTGTCAAGCGTTTCAAAATTGTTATATTTTTCGCTTCTCTGCTTGACTATTTCGCAATTTTCATTTGAAAAAAGTTCAATCCTTTTTTTCAACTTTTGGATCACTTTTTCATTTTTCATTTTTTC belongs to Leptotrichia wadei and includes:
- a CDS encoding plasmid recombination protein, giving the protein MLQMKRSVKVKNLNIKKYNSRNNKENITNVTNEAFRESEEFKNNVNEKLNSENKVLVRDFQMLERQYEDTEVRSTTKDVITVVSSVQAGDFEARTGQDLTYLLSLEEWEEYYKKNLKFLSEKLGKNAHCVYAVIHFDESTPHLHSAWTFAEENKKENNEINYAKIDKALRNNFSNKNKKEMKLKAGTKEYKEALAKYKEENMQKQIDKQLKKMQSRTSQKAFKCETGTSAINREFYRSINEEFKEKMKNEKVIQKLKKRIELFSNENCEIVKQRSEKYNNFETLDRAKHSMKTELEILADKINKNDYTEQELKRFKMINAKRILVEEKKAITIHDFKKKFKETKAKCRSIENNRTIAVGWNIINFKKNISNIIENNKKKKQLVNHFKEELKVLNNLKDTVNLKEIQEIIEKSTQGESAKDLINEKEQLKREVQDTKNEIYELNKRIMEKSRYDDKLNGQIYNKQLALGELSARVEEKRKEAEKPVAVSRERIRELEQEARQEARQRIERENVQKVKELEELKRNIEQQRQVQQMNEISIANYKKKIDEAKKESEEIEKKIGEKRNLSIEKLAEKSLKNAPVRSFEIDDYIEKNQEKFKNLLEEREAEIENEIVENLREDTREAFSVFQNFVREYARKNVYKDLINFKEAKRLTIQAFKEIQATSQNFFADFVENFKNKVNDLITKRQNGEKRPYTQENGIRQGKTR